The sequence TTTAGCAGTGCTTCGCTTCTCATTTATTATAGCCAGCTTCAATAACAAGGATATTCTTACGCCCTGTTTCGAGTCCATTGCTAAAAACGTGAAGAAGGGTGACTACGAGATAATAGTGTCCGACAACGGCTCGACGGACAACAGCGTAAGCTTCATAAAGGAAAAATTTTCCGAAATATATGTCATCGAAAACGATAGGAATCTGGGATTTGCCGCCGCCATAAATAAGGGTATTAAAAAATCAAAAGGCAAATATATCGTATTGATGAACACCGATACCGAGCTGACTCCGACCGCTCTGGACAAGATAGCCAAATACATGGACGAAAATCCCGATGTGGGGATTTGCGGCGGCGAGCTGATCGGCCCCGACGGCAAGCCTCAGAACAGTGCCGCCGCCTTTCCGGGCATATTGACCGAGCTTTTCAATAAATCGCTATTGAAGCTCCTCTTCCCAACGAAGTATCCGGGGAAGGTAAGCGAGATGAACGAGCCGATAGACGTCGATTCGGTCATAGGGGCGCTGATGGTGGTGAGAAAGTCCGCCATCGATAAAATCGGCCCCCTCGATGAGAGATACTTTTTCTACATGGAGGAGACGGACTGGTGTCTCCGCATGAAAAGGGGCGGCTACCGTGTCTCTATCTTGACCGACGTGAGGATAATCCACCATCAGGGGAAGACGGCGAAGCGTTATCCGAGAAGGTCGAAGATTGAATACTTCATCTCCTCGATGATCTACATGAAGAAGCACCACTCCGCTGTATACGCATTTACGTTCAGCGTGGGTCTCTTTTTAAAAGTCTTTATAAGTTTGATCATAAGTCTTCTTGTGTGTATCCTGACGCTCTGTCTCGTCCGCTCCGTAAGGGAGAGGGTCAGGAGGTACGAGAGGCTCGTGCGATGGTTTTTCGTGGGAAGGCCTATATCCTGGGGGCTCCGTGGAATTTCAAAATAGACTCTTGCGCGGGAATAATATTCGTTTGGGGGAGGATGGTCTTAGACGGGACGGCGGGGATTCTTGTCGTTTTGTGCGTTGGGCGGGGGGGGGCGAGTGATTTTTCGCAATCCCCGAAGGAACGGGCCGTTTTTGTACACCGTTCTTTGTCAGGTGGGTGATTTAGATTGGGATGGAATGATCGGGGTCAA is a genomic window of Candidatus Zymogenus saltonus containing:
- a CDS encoding glycosyltransferase family 2 protein, whose product is MLRFSFIIASFNNKDILTPCFESIAKNVKKGDYEIIVSDNGSTDNSVSFIKEKFSEIYVIENDRNLGFAAAINKGIKKSKGKYIVLMNTDTELTPTALDKIAKYMDENPDVGICGGELIGPDGKPQNSAAAFPGILTELFNKSLLKLLFPTKYPGKVSEMNEPIDVDSVIGALMVVRKSAIDKIGPLDERYFFYMEETDWCLRMKRGGYRVSILTDVRIIHHQGKTAKRYPRRSKIEYFISSMIYMKKHHSAVYAFTFSVGLFLKVFISLIISLLVCILTLCLVRSVRERVRRYERLVRWFFVGRPISWGLRGISK